CCCATTTGCAGCGTACATGTTATGCATTTATGCTTATTGATTACCCAACGACTTTACTTTATGTGCAATTATCAGAATTACAATCAACCGTTGTAATGACAAactttccctctttctttttcAGAGGGAGCACCTGTAACCCTGAAAACTGAGGCCTCCAACTCAGATTTCGCCTTTAATCCCTGTGAGGGGCCCAAaggcacctcctcctccctcgccTACTCTGGCAGATTCTATGTCGAGGCGACTCAGGGGGGCCCGTGCAGCACTGAGACATTGCTCAACATGATCACAGAAATTGTCGGTATTTCTACGTTACCGATCTCCGAAGTTCAACtgagcaccatggacagcagcagCTTCGGCGACGCGGGCGTCCAGAGGCAATCCTCCACCTGCAGCGCCACCCCGCCCCTGTACTCGCCGGGGCAGACATGCCCCAGATACCCCGACGGTCAGTCCGGCGGCCAAGCTCAAGATTCAACCTCTCCCCACGTGAGCTTCGGCTCCCCCGCTCAAGTCCGAAACCAGAACAGCACCACCGAGCCACAGTCAGAAGCTGCGTCTTTTCCAGTGGTGGTCAAGAATGAATTCGATAGCAGCTGTTACGAATGGGGCACGTTCAATAAATCGGACGCCTATTTGGAAACGAGCTTCCAAACATCAGAAACGTTCCCGATGTCCAGTGACTTCCCGTCTGACCAACAAGTGGATGTAAAGGAACTTTTGGACTCATTTTCACCCATGTGTCCTAACCCAGAGATGGAGTTCAAAGTTGAAGGTGGAATCAAGCAGGAGCAGTGCTATTCTGACACCTGCTCTCAGAGTTTCTGCAGTTCTCTTTACCCCAACTACCCAGTGCCAGTCATGGACCACTCAACCAACAACCTCCTCAAGCCAGCTATGTTTCCCAACATTGAACTTCCGCCATTATCTAATCAATGCGATTCGTCTTGCCAGCTTACCTCACCAGCTTTACCCAGTACTATAGACTCAATTCTTTACTCCTCCTTGTTGCCAGACTCCTTTGCCCAAAGTTACACGCCGCGCGCGCAAAAGGCACCGC
This genomic stretch from Oncorhynchus kisutch isolate 150728-3 linkage group LG7, Okis_V2, whole genome shotgun sequence harbors:
- the LOC109894188 gene encoding E3 SUMO-protein ligase EGR2-like, with amino-acid sequence MLNNMDLNSKDSFYPQFENCNGSSLGVENSARKDTQEMFSDAERGAPAQYTPEGAPVTLKTEASNSDFAFNPCEGPKGTSSSLAYSGRFYVEATQGGPCSTETLLNMITEIVGISTLPISEVQLSTMDSSSFGDAGVQRQSSTCSATPPLYSPGQTCPRYPDGQSGGQAQDSTSPHVSFGSPAQVRNQNSTTEPQSEAASFPVVVKNEFDSSCYEWGTFNKSDAYLETSFQTSETFPMSSDFPSDQQVDVKELLDSFSPMCPNPEMEFKVEGGIKQEQCYSDTCSQSFCSSLYPNYPVPVMDHSTNNLLKPAMFPNIELPPLSNQCDSSCQLTSPALPSTIDSILYSSLLPDSFAQSYTPRAQKAPRVRKSPAASTGPAKEKPFTCPMENCDRRFSRSDELNRHIRIHTGHKPFQCRICLRSFSRSDHLTTHTRTHTGEKPFSCDVCGKRFARSDERKRHGRVHLKQKEKMELKPQVISAWPFTLPEGI